A window from Agrobacterium tumefaciens encodes these proteins:
- a CDS encoding ester cyclase — MPTLDDIYLAYLDCLNRQAFDELGTFVDDTVEHNGRPFGLSGYRDMLVKDFADIPDLRFEAQILISNATRIGARLLFDCMPKATFMDLPVNGRRVKFCEHVFYEFERNRIRNVWSVIDKAAIERQLGR, encoded by the coding sequence ATGCCGACACTCGATGACATCTATCTCGCCTATCTCGACTGCCTCAACCGTCAGGCCTTCGATGAACTCGGCACCTTCGTCGACGACACTGTCGAGCACAATGGCCGGCCGTTCGGGTTGTCAGGCTATCGCGACATGCTGGTGAAAGACTTTGCCGACATTCCCGACCTCAGGTTTGAGGCACAGATCCTTATAAGCAACGCGACCCGGATTGGCGCCCGGCTTTTGTTCGATTGCATGCCCAAAGCCACCTTCATGGACCTCCCCGTCAATGGCCGGCGCGTAAAATTCTGCGAGCATGTTTTTTACGAATTCGAACGCAACAGAATCCGAAACGTCTGGTCGGTCATCGACAAGGCCGCAATCGAGCGCCAGCTTGGCCGATAG
- a CDS encoding NYN domain-containing protein: MLIDGDSLSSKIMEGLFGVTAMHGDATIRHIHHDWTQANMRGWKKPACCGVSCRK, translated from the coding sequence GTGCTGATCGACGGTGACAGTCTGTCGTCAAAAATCATGGAGGGGCTGTTCGGCGTGACCGCGATGCATGGTGATGCGACTATCCGGCACATCCATCACGACTGGACACAGGCAAACATGAGGGGCTGGAAAAAGCCGGCTTGCTGCGGCGTCAGCTGCCGCAAATGA